The proteins below are encoded in one region of Citrobacter enshiensis:
- a CDS encoding type I toxin-antitoxin system Ibs family toxin, producing the protein MRLVIILVILLVISLPAY; encoded by the coding sequence ATGAGGTTAGTCATCATACTGGTGATACTCTTAGTTATCAGCTTGCCAGCATACTAA
- a CDS encoding MdtA/MuxA family multidrug efflux RND transporter periplasmic adaptor subunit produces the protein MKGSNKFRWVLAIVVATAAISAVWFWHSRGETQGTAPGATGHAQHPAGQGRRGMRAGPLAPVQAATAVEQAVPRYLTGLGTVTAANTVTVRSRVDGQLMALHFQEGQQVKAGDLLAEIDPSQFRVALAQAQGQLAKDNATLANARRDLARFQQLAKTNLVSRQELDAQQALVSETQGTIKADEASVASAQLQLDWSRITAPVDGRVGLKQVDIGNQIASSDTTGIVVITQTHPIDLIFTLPESDIATVVQAQKAGKTVTVEAWDRTNAQKLSEGVLLSLDNQIDATTGTIKIKARFNNQDDTLFPNQFVNARMLVDTEHNAVVIPTAAVQMGNEGHFVWVLNDENRVSKHQVKPGIQDSQKVVISAGLSVGDRVVTDGIDRLTEGAKVEVVEAQSATPTDGKATTREYGKKGANS, from the coding sequence ATGAAAGGCAGTAACAAATTCCGCTGGGTGCTCGCTATTGTGGTCGCTACGGCGGCCATTTCCGCAGTCTGGTTCTGGCACAGTCGTGGAGAAACACAGGGAACAGCGCCGGGCGCCACCGGGCACGCACAGCACCCCGCCGGGCAAGGCCGACGCGGTATGCGCGCCGGCCCGTTAGCGCCAGTTCAGGCTGCGACCGCCGTAGAACAAGCGGTGCCACGCTATCTGACCGGGCTGGGAACCGTGACGGCGGCCAATACGGTGACGGTGCGTAGCCGCGTGGACGGTCAACTGATGGCGCTGCACTTTCAGGAAGGGCAACAGGTCAAAGCAGGCGATCTGCTGGCGGAAATTGATCCCAGCCAGTTCAGGGTTGCGTTAGCCCAGGCGCAGGGACAGTTAGCCAAAGACAACGCCACACTGGCGAATGCCCGTCGTGATTTAGCCCGCTTTCAACAACTGGCGAAAACCAATCTCGTTTCTCGTCAGGAGCTGGACGCCCAGCAGGCGCTGGTCAGCGAAACCCAGGGAACGATCAAAGCTGATGAGGCCAGCGTCGCCAGCGCGCAACTTCAGCTTGACTGGAGCCGCATTACCGCACCGGTTGACGGTCGCGTCGGTTTGAAACAGGTGGATATCGGTAATCAGATCGCCAGTAGCGACACCACCGGGATCGTCGTTATCACTCAGACACACCCTATCGATCTGATTTTTACCCTGCCGGAAAGCGATATCGCCACGGTGGTGCAGGCGCAAAAAGCGGGGAAAACCGTCACGGTTGAGGCCTGGGATCGCACCAACGCGCAAAAGCTGAGCGAAGGGGTATTGCTGAGCCTGGACAACCAGATTGATGCCACCACCGGTACCATTAAGATTAAAGCGCGCTTTAATAATCAGGATGATACGTTGTTCCCTAATCAATTCGTCAATGCGCGAATGCTGGTTGATACCGAGCACAATGCCGTTGTAATTCCGACTGCCGCCGTACAAATGGGTAACGAAGGCCATTTTGTCTGGGTATTGAATGACGAAAACAGGGTCAGCAAACATCAGGTGAAACCCGGTATTCAGGACAGTCAGAAAGTGGTGATTAGCGCCGGATTGTCCGTTGGCGATCGTGTGGTCACCGACGGTATTGACCGTCTGACGGAAGGGGCGAAAGTTGAAGTGGTGGAGGCGCAATCCGCAACCCCAACTGACGGTAAAGCCACTACGCGAGAATATGGCAAAAAAGGAGCGAACTCCTGA